A window from Streptomyces sp. NBC_00335 encodes these proteins:
- a CDS encoding SMI1/KNR4 family protein, with protein sequence MVDQRLSTASIGDFATWEPVLRLLLAEQARGQVARPVRVAGRIGRGGWSLALTRRMPPPGRAAQVEDMREELDAVERVQDALAAAGVDDVSFTAEIHPTGKTVLRLLGPSPAVEPGIGTPHPGALILVDGALPEPWRRLPEPAPGAAPAPSADLELLERTLRERLPHAIGATEEEISAAESRLGVTLPDELKALYRVTRARWEDLGDDYEAAMRECEAVGCELFDLDGLYVADAASRDCRWEFAATKAVVTRPDAMVQGLVGSPGWIAFGDNGGGDRLAVDLTPGPRGHTGQVIMLSHEESIGAELVAHSLTDLVLGRLGAEPRPREERPPAVARVNIASLTSIQAAAHPGLEALSIGVWDGAPLSLALVARLPRLRTLTAYPGTLADPLEIAELTELEFLELGPEEWRVLLDAGAVPRSLSAAAIEVHGDRDPLPIVAIANEILALWDRPQIIQTVLEGDLGPLA encoded by the coding sequence ATGGTTGATCAGAGGCTCTCCACTGCATCGATAGGCGACTTCGCGACCTGGGAGCCGGTGCTGCGGCTCCTTCTGGCCGAACAAGCGCGGGGGCAGGTTGCCAGGCCCGTTCGAGTGGCCGGGCGCATAGGGCGAGGGGGCTGGAGTCTGGCTCTGACGCGACGGATGCCGCCGCCCGGCCGGGCCGCTCAGGTAGAGGACATGCGGGAGGAACTCGACGCGGTGGAGCGGGTGCAGGACGCGCTTGCGGCCGCTGGAGTCGACGACGTCTCGTTCACGGCGGAGATACACCCGACCGGGAAGACCGTGCTCCGCCTGCTGGGTCCCAGCCCCGCCGTCGAACCCGGCATAGGTACCCCGCACCCGGGGGCGCTCATCCTGGTCGATGGCGCTCTCCCCGAGCCCTGGCGCCGCCTCCCCGAACCGGCTCCCGGGGCAGCGCCGGCCCCTTCGGCGGACCTGGAGTTGCTGGAGCGGACACTGCGTGAACGCTTGCCGCACGCCATCGGCGCGACGGAGGAAGAGATCTCCGCCGCCGAATCGCGCCTGGGCGTCACGCTCCCCGACGAGCTCAAGGCCCTCTACCGGGTGACGCGGGCACGGTGGGAGGACCTGGGTGACGACTACGAAGCAGCGATGAGGGAGTGCGAAGCGGTCGGATGCGAACTGTTCGATCTCGACGGCTTGTACGTCGCCGACGCGGCGTCGCGTGACTGTCGCTGGGAGTTCGCGGCGACGAAGGCCGTCGTCACTCGGCCCGACGCCATGGTGCAGGGCCTCGTCGGCTCACCCGGCTGGATCGCCTTCGGCGACAACGGGGGCGGAGACCGGCTGGCCGTCGATCTGACGCCCGGCCCCCGCGGACACACGGGCCAGGTCATCATGCTCTCCCACGAGGAAAGCATCGGCGCCGAACTCGTTGCCCACTCCCTCACCGACCTGGTGCTGGGCAGACTCGGCGCGGAGCCCAGACCCCGAGAGGAGCGGCCACCTGCCGTTGCCAGGGTCAACATCGCAAGCCTGACCAGCATCCAGGCCGCCGCGCACCCCGGCCTGGAGGCCCTGTCCATAGGCGTGTGGGACGGTGCGCCGCTCAGTCTCGCCCTCGTCGCCCGGCTACCCCGCCTGCGCACCCTGACCGCTTACCCCGGCACCCTGGCCGACCCGTTGGAGATCGCCGAGCTCACGGAGCTGGAGTTCCTGGAGCTCGGCCCGGAGGAGTGGAGGGTTCTCTTGGACGCCGGAGCAGTACCGCGCAGCCTGTCGGCCGCAGCCATCGAGGTGCACGGCGACCGGGACCCCCTGCCGATCGTGGCCATCGCCAACGAGATCCTGGCCCTTTGGGACCGGCCCCAGATCATCCAGACCGTCCTCGAAGGAGATCTCGGACCGCTGGCGTAG
- a CDS encoding alpha/beta hydrolase, whose translation MADTSRRRTHFPRPLFPRPLLAAALATAATLAAVSPAPAAEQAPAGVVKVSNTVDVRCAFLVYKRAGDWYFPAGAPKGTVWLQHGFSRNKGHLEDAARRYAAAGFVVFAPNLPSADTFGCTVSNIGNNTDFLNNVADLFGKAADPNDKFGRSFADAAAKAGRPGLQMPAKFLFSGHSAGGEAVSYVANRLRTEYPTAFARLSGLVLLDPVNSFVGLNMARAFNGLNTTSLPIHAISSPPYTANGQASGTVELTTDVHRDFLGIRLTTGSHCDAEGASTDALCTVLNGTPQDANVAVLQEFATTWATDDVTGTVTATHRPGGSRYESLRTAGAIQTLSGS comes from the coding sequence ATGGCAGACACCTCGCGCAGACGAACGCACTTCCCCCGCCCCCTCTTCCCCCGACCCCTTCTCGCCGCGGCCCTGGCCACCGCCGCGACCCTGGCCGCGGTCTCGCCCGCCCCCGCCGCCGAGCAGGCGCCCGCCGGAGTCGTGAAGGTCTCCAACACCGTCGACGTCCGCTGCGCCTTCCTGGTCTACAAGCGCGCCGGCGACTGGTACTTCCCCGCCGGCGCCCCCAAGGGGACCGTCTGGCTGCAACACGGCTTCAGCCGCAACAAGGGCCACCTCGAAGACGCGGCCCGCCGCTACGCCGCCGCCGGCTTCGTGGTCTTCGCCCCGAACCTCCCCTCCGCCGACACCTTCGGCTGCACCGTCTCCAACATCGGAAACAACACCGACTTCCTCAACAACGTGGCCGACCTCTTCGGAAAGGCCGCCGACCCGAACGACAAGTTCGGCCGCAGCTTCGCCGACGCCGCGGCGAAGGCGGGGCGTCCCGGCCTCCAGATGCCGGCCAAGTTCCTCTTCTCCGGCCACTCCGCCGGGGGAGAAGCCGTCAGCTACGTCGCCAACCGCCTCCGCACCGAGTACCCCACGGCGTTCGCCCGCCTCTCCGGACTCGTACTCCTCGACCCCGTCAACTCCTTCGTCGGGCTCAACATGGCCAGGGCCTTCAACGGCCTGAACACCACGAGCCTGCCCATCCACGCCATCTCCTCGCCGCCGTACACCGCGAACGGCCAGGCCTCCGGCACCGTCGAGCTGACCACCGACGTCCACCGGGACTTCCTCGGCATCAGACTCACCACCGGCTCGCACTGCGACGCCGAGGGTGCCAGCACCGACGCGCTCTGCACCGTGCTCAACGGAACTCCCCAGGACGCCAACGTCGCCGTACTGCAGGAGTTCGCCACCACCTGGGCCACCGACGACGTGACCGGCACGGTCACCGCCACCCACCGCCCCGGCGGCAGCCGCTACGAATCCCTTCGCACGGCCGGCGCCATCCAGACCCTCAGCGGATCCTGA
- a CDS encoding TetR/AcrR family transcriptional regulator, whose product MPTTTWTHLTPERRERILVAAMDEFGTHGYSTGSLNVIARQAGVAKGSLFQYFAGKLDLFTYIAEQTSLRIFEAMRPWLDGYRADGSGAAPDFPTYLVDAMEAWVAYFETHPLERGVTAATNMEIDPAVRQAVLEPVQHLYLAGLRPLVEEAVAAGELRSDADVDALLTLLLLLLPYTALAPFFPAGAGPVAPSRGPRAARRRAIERLVHPVLAGFRPPRATR is encoded by the coding sequence ATGCCCACCACCACCTGGACCCACCTCACGCCCGAACGGCGCGAACGGATCCTGGTCGCCGCCATGGACGAGTTCGGCACCCACGGCTACTCGACGGGCAGCCTCAACGTCATCGCGCGCCAGGCGGGGGTCGCCAAGGGATCGCTCTTCCAGTACTTCGCCGGAAAGCTCGACCTGTTCACCTACATCGCCGAACAGACCTCGCTGCGCATCTTCGAAGCGATGCGGCCCTGGCTCGACGGCTACCGAGCCGACGGCTCCGGCGCCGCCCCGGACTTCCCCACGTACCTCGTCGACGCCATGGAGGCCTGGGTCGCCTACTTCGAGACCCACCCCCTGGAGCGCGGCGTGACGGCGGCGACCAACATGGAGATCGACCCCGCCGTACGCCAGGCCGTACTCGAACCCGTCCAGCACCTCTACCTCGCCGGACTACGCCCTCTCGTCGAAGAAGCCGTAGCCGCCGGGGAGCTGCGATCCGACGCCGACGTCGACGCCCTCCTCACCCTCCTGCTCCTGCTCCTGCCGTACACCGCCCTCGCCCCCTTCTTCCCCGCCGGCGCCGGGCCCGTCGCGCCGAGCAGGGGGCCCCGAGCCGCCCGCCGACGTGCGATCGAGAGGCTCGTGCACCCCGTGCTCGCCGGCTTCCGCCCCCCGCGCGCAACCCGCTGA